A stretch of DNA from Arachis hypogaea cultivar Tifrunner chromosome 19, arahy.Tifrunner.gnm2.J5K5, whole genome shotgun sequence:
gcggatagaaGCCCAACTGTTTGGATGCAGCTGCGACGGCGACACGGATATCTGGCTGAGAAGCGCCATCTGAAAGTCAGAAAACGGGATGCGAACGCCCACCTGGGTGAACATGGCCttgtaaaaccaaatccagtcggTAACCTGGGGGGAATGGAAATTGATTTCATACAGCCGCTCGTTGGGGGCAGAAACGAAGACGTCATAATTGGCCTCCTCATCTGTCCCCCCAACACAGATACTCGGCTTGTCGGAACTCCGTCAACTCCCCTTCGTCCATTTGATTTGGCGAGTCTTTCACATCGGAAGTCATCCAAGCGTAGGGGTCGTAATTCGCAGTGGAAGGAGAAGCCCGAGAAACGATGCggggcatacctacagtgggggtaccactccgttagtctatgaggtcgggagtcCAGAAAAGCCCAGAAACTTTGTTCGTCCTATTCAACAGTTAAGACCAAGTATGGCTAGAAGTTATCTATCATAACGAGCCGCCTAAAAGTCTACCTTGGAATGGTAACCCCCTAACGCACCTACTTGGCACTAAAAAGTTATCTATCAATGCAAATCAAACATGCAGCAAAACAAGCAACAAGCACAAGTAGAAAAACCAACGGCAAAGATAAGAGAGCCTCGAAGCAGAAAGAGAGGAGAATAGTGGTTACTTGGATTGGTTGTGGAAGACTTGAAAGGGAAAGGAACGCGCAAAGATACAGAAACGGTGCTTTGGATATTATGGAGAGAAGAAAATGGAAGTAGGAGGAGCAAGAAtgggaaggaaaagaaaaggcaaACTGTTTAAAAACCGCTACGCGAAGCGCGAAAGGACCAGGGGCACAATGGTCTTTACACGCGGGGTTTtccaacccattatgagcatttaatgctcggCGCAAAGAATGAAGCGACGAACGGTCACCTCAGCAACAAAGAGACACGCGCGCAGGAGGCACGTCCCTCCCACGGGTAGCCGACCTGTCGCCAAGCGCACGAAAGAAGAAGTAACGCGCCTCCAACAACCCTCACGATTATTGCTGGCGCGTCGGGGGCAccgttacggcctggcccaaaccatTTACGGGCCGGCCCGACCAGGGCaccacccgacccgaacggtcggATGTGAGACGCTCAGATGCCGACtcggacacgcgtccctgacacgCGTCTCTGACAGCTTCGCTACAGCTGTGCAAGGGAGACCTCGAAGAAGGTGGGCCTGTCCCtgcagggcccacctctgacacggaaTTTATGGGGAAGGACCTGCCcttccccaaggtacgtcacatatcaATCAACCCTTATTCGCCTGCACActttactgacttgagcgtcggagtgtctttgcaggtgacaccccttTTCTCACACGAAGTGCTCAGGACGTAGTCTACCCCAACCCGGCAACTCAGGATCAGGCGAGATCCCCTCCATCAATCAGAATaccaacccgaaccgtccggtacccgacctaccgaacagaATGTGATATGAGAGGAAAAGATAAGATGATAagaatttaaacaaaataaaaaaatacattaaaattaaaatagaaaataaaaaaataaattaaaattgaatacaaagaaaatcacttaattttttaatctaattttttgatgtataaaaaaaattcatttaactTAATTTGTTCAcattataatttgaaaattgaatcaaaAAATTTATTCAACCTTTTGTTCTATTTTCTAATACAAGAAAAGAGAGATTTACCAACCTCACTTATCTACACTATTATTTcatcacaaaaacaaaaaaatatttaaactacttattatattaaaaaatattttagcacCTCTATAATTTTTCTATAATGACTTCAATAATTTAAAAGGTATTTAAACCACTTATtatgtcaaaataaaaaaattaaattcactaacataaaatccaatttaataactaaataaacaaaattaaaatacatcaaattaaattaaatattttaatatttaaaaatataaattaatcacTAATAAATAATACTCAAACTCTTTATATTACAAACATTCACACGTATCAAAGTGGCTTAATTAGAACAAGAAATCTCTGGGATCAGTAACGAAACCAGTCAAGGCAGAAGCTGCTGCAGTATAAGGAGAAGCAAGATATACTTGTCCTTCAATGTGGCCCATCCTACCAGGAAAATTTCTGTTTGTTGTTGACACACAAACCTACATCCACATTCAATTCCTTTCATTaattacatttaaaaaaattgaaacatcCTCTTATATTTATATGtgcaatcaaatccttttcagaAATAACAAGGGAAAATATATACATTTGTACAGTCTCTCTTTGGTGCCTACGACGactcaataaaaaaaatgaaaaataaaaacaggGGAAGggggggagagaaagagagagggagagagagagagtaaaaaaTGTATGGTTACAGAGAGGTTGATGATTACATATGTTTACCTATTTTTTTGTTCGTTATATATTGACTGTAGTTATTTAAACATGTTAAgatgaaaaaaaagataaatagaagGAATTGAACTTATCAGTTATGATAATTACTAACTATACGAAAAAcatttctcttattattattaggttGATCTGCAATTGAGTCCAATCCACAGCAATTGCATCTGAATTTGTATTATAAGACATGGTTACCTGAGGTTCATTCAAGCGTCCATATGTGTCTCGAGGTCCACCCATACATGCAGCACAGCTAGGACTTGTTGGTGTGTCACAACCAGCTTCTTCAAATATTTCTGAACATGTCTTCCCACCGGACCCAGCTACCTCAAGAGTATACAAGTCCAtccaaacctttttttttttttaattataatgattGGTGATTATAAACttcatattataaataaatattttgttaacagatgtcctaaaaatacttattttgtttagtgttctataacttttatatatttttcatgagtttaattttgatatattgataatataaaaaattttatacagtCGTTCAATCACATTCGTTCTTTTGGATAATCCATTTACACGTTCAATCACATTCGTTCTTTTGGATAATCCATTTACACGATTAAATGTAAAAAGTAGttaatttgttaaatataataaatattttgaaattttttattttgagtacACTTGACACTTGTCTTTGTTAGCTAAATCATAGTAATTAATACGCATAATTAACACACCTTCTGTGTAGCAGGAGCTAGAAATGTAGGAACTTTGACACGTTTTCCCTACAAGGGGAAAAAATATGGTAAAATAAGAATGGGAGAAATGAGCATGACTATTGTGTACATAAAGAAATAAAAGTTACTAAAAAAGTGAAATAAAAATGGATGGTTTTCCATTGAAGAGTATGCAGTTTTCATATTAAAGTGACAATTTAATTTGTAGTGGTGCATATGGTAATAAACTTACAGCAGCTAAGAAAACTTTTGCAGCAGCCATAAAATCTTGTGTTTTGCCCCCAGTGCATGATCCAATATATACTCTGTCAATTTTCACATTGTTGCATTCTCTTGCCAAAGCACGCTTATCTGGGGAATGTGGCTGCATATGTagttcatatatatatacattaacatgATATCAAAAATAGTTAAAAAGTAAAGTAAGttttatttcttcctttttttaattttttttagtggcatgaaaattagaaaataaaatcaaataaagttGAAGTATGTAACCTTTGCAACTAATGGCTCCAATTTTGATACATCAAATCTATATTGGGCCAGGAATCTAgcatcaacaaaaagaaaaagaaataatagtaataaatctAAATTTCAAAGAACAAATATCATGTAAGAACAAACAAAAGAGAATTTATACCTATATATTACCTTGCTTTCTCATCACTAAAAACTGGTTCATATGGTGTACATGTTTTATCCTGTCCCACATAAATAAGCAATATAATATATGATTCatgcaataatattaataataataaattactgAATTAATTAACTCTAATTAAGATCAACCTCAAGGTATTTGTATGTGGTATTGTCAGCAGCAATGATACCATTTTTGCCTCCAGCTTCTACAACCATGTTGCATAGTGTTATCCTTTCTTCCATCTAAAATATAACACAACACCAATCCAAAAATGTTAGGCTTGTAATAACATTagctttaaaataaataattataaaaaaagtgtataaattgtTGTACATACAGTTAAACTCTCAATAGTGGTCCCAACAAATTCCATGGCTTTGTATGTAGCACCAGACATAGATATTTCACCAATGATCTGAACCAAGGTTAATGTAGCATATTCATCACTAAATTTCATTCAAATGGAAGAACAACATGATGTGATATGAGAGATACCCATCACTTACATTCAAAATTAGATCCTTTGCAAGCAGGTAGTTTGGCAtttcaccatccaatacaaaccTTAATGTTGGAGGCACCTGCAGTTTAATTAAGTAATGACAGTAATTGGTAAAATGGAATACAATTGAATCACTCAAATATGATCATTATGCTTAATTACATGCCTTAAGTAAGATCTTCCCTGTCCCTAATATAAAAGCTGCATCAGTGTTACCAACTCCAGTAGCAAACTGTCCAAATGCTCCTGCAGATGTTGTGTGAGAATCTGTACCAAACAAGACCTACCAtccatgtatatatataaagtgaTTAGAacaattttgaaaaccaaattgtTACCTAGATAATTTTCATTAGCAATAGATGCATGCTCAATTGTAATTAGTTAGTGATCATTTTAGCAGATGCTAATTAGAATATAAATTAGTTTAGCTTGTTAGTTATTTAATGTGTGGCTATGATTATTTATATTCTAATTGGCATATGCTAAAGTGACTAACTAATTACCATTGAGCCTGCATCTACCAATTAATGAAAAATGATCTAGGTAACACAAATGTTGTTGTAAGGTATCAAATAGCTTTGTTGACAAAATTCACCTCTCCAGGTCTACAATGACCCTCTTGTGCCAAAGCAATGTGACAAACACCTTTATAATCTGGGTTAGCCTGCAGCATATAAAATGGTCAACCATTGGCCTAATTAATCTTTTCACTGACTAGTCTTATTCTCAACAttattgaattaaataatttataaataatcgTCAATTTAATAAGAGTTTTACACACACATCTAATTTAACCAGTATGTTTTAACTTCTTGCGAACTACTACCTATATGCTGTGTATAAACGTTGCAAtggcaaaaa
This window harbors:
- the LOC112779389 gene encoding 3-isopropylmalate dehydratase large subunit, chloroplastic, yielding MALISSPFITRKNGLCEVDFPSSSSFVTDLRCKKTRSKKIVSVVSTQQNKRNPSSYGSAKIALTTTEKILARASEKGLVNPGENVWVNADVLMLNDLTCPAVSDIFKREFGNNAKVWDREKVVVIPDHYIFTNDKRAHRNVDIAREFCIQQDIKFFYDIQDRSNFRANPDYKGVCHIALAQEGHCRPGEVLFGTDSHTTSAGAFGQFATGVGNTDAAFILGTGKILLKVPPTLRFVLDGEMPNYLLAKDLILNIIGEISMSGATYKAMEFVGTTIESLTMEERITLCNMVVEAGGKNGIIAADNTTYKYLEDKTCTPYEPVFSDEKARFLAQYRFDVSKLEPLVAKPHSPDKRALARECNNVKIDRVYIGSCTGGKTQDFMAAAKVFLAAGKRVKVPTFLAPATQKVWMDLYTLEVAGSGGKTCSEIFEEAGCDTPTSPSCAACMGGPRDTYGRLNEPQVCVSTTNRNFPGRMGHIEGQVYLASPYTAAASALTGFVTDPRDFLF